A window of Mytilus edulis chromosome 10, xbMytEdul2.2, whole genome shotgun sequence contains these coding sequences:
- the LOC139491256 gene encoding glycerol-3-phosphate phosphatase-like, which yields MNVCFPRLIKHGVIKFGMHLGNGPKLSGNLLCKIDSVHVMQTDKKITNQTHTYTTMASEPKVLDKGNLSEFLQSYDTFMLDCDGTLWEVDHITAIPGIDKVIHMLNKLGKRILFVTNNSVHSNLNYKLKFQSFGFDASEDHIFGVAYATAVYLKDIAKMDGLVYLVGSPGMASEFSKAGINYFGFGADPDKASWDPKDLLEMEFRPNVKAVVVGYDEHFHYNKIYKAASYLQDSECMYVASNDVEISFPLGPGRMQPVTGTLVKTVSIAARREPIVVGKPHPLFLDCVMKKHPEIVKERTVFNGDSLKADIGFANNVGIDSAFVLTGTHNLNDMNSGEFPKPTYVMQSLADILDI from the coding sequence ATGAACGTTTGTTTTCCTCGTTTGATAAAACATGGCGTGATTAAATTTGGAATGCATCTTGGAAATGGACCTAAATTATCCGGAAATTTGTTATGTAAAATTGATAGTGTACATGTTATGCAAACTGACAAAAAGATAACAAACCAGACTCACACGTATACAACAATGGCGAGTGAACCAAAAGTTTTGGATAAAGGCAATTTGTCTGAATTTCTACAGTCTTATGATACATTTATGTTGGATTGTGATGGCACTCTTTGGGAAGTTGATCATATTACAGCAATCCCTGGAATTGACAAAGTTATACACATGCTTAATAAACTAGGAAAAAGGATTCTATTTGTGACAAATAACAGTGTGCATTCGAATCTCAATTATAAActgaaatttcaaagttttggaTTTGATGCATCAGAGGATCACATCTTTGGTGTTGCTTATGCAACAGCTGTTTATCTAAAAGACATCGCTAAAATGGATGGTTTAGTTTATTTAGTGGGAAGTCCGGGTATGGCATCTGAATTTTCTAAAGCTGGAATTAATTACTTTGGATTTGGAGCGGATCCGGACAAAGCTTCATGGGATCCAAAGGATTTATTAGAAATGGAGTTCAGACCAAACGTCAAGGCAGTTGTTGTTGGATACGACGAACATTTTCATTACAACAAAATCTATAAGGCAGCAAGTTATCTTCAAGATTCAGAATGCATGTATGTAGCATCAAATGATGTTGAAATAAGTTTCCCATTAGGCCCTGGAAGAATGCAGCCAGTAACTGGTACTCTAGTCAAAACAGTATCAATCGCTGCTAGGAGGGAACCAATTGTAGTTGGAAAGCCTCATCCGTTGTTTCTAGATTGTGTTATGAAAAAGCACCCAGAAATTGTAAAGGAGCGGACGGTATTCAATGGAGATAGTTTAAAAGCAGATATAGGATTTGCAAATAATGTTGGTATTGACTCGGCGTTTGTTTTGACAGGGACTCATAATCTTAATGATATGAATTCGGGCGAGTTTCCGAAGCCTACTTACGTTATGCAATCACTagcagatatcttagatatatgA